The region CCTGCATACATTACTAGTTATAAGGATGCTCGCACTATGATAAGAACTATTGATAGAGATGAGATTATAGAAGAATTATTAAGAAATTATTTACGAGTTAATCATATAGAGTAATTTCTAAATTGATAAGTTATTAAATTGTCAAAAAGAAGGGAGTTTCTTATTGAGAAGATATATATTTCTTTTCTTATTGATAATTTTACTTTTCTCTGTAAAGATAAATGCAGAGGCAGCTAATGATAATCACTCACTAGATTTGATTATGATTGTAATCGATAGATTAAGTATTGAAGAGCTTATCTTAACAGACACAGCAAATATTGATTATTTACAAAAAGAAGGTGCTTTTAGTTTGATGAATGTCCGAACTGCTGGATATTTGCATCCTGAAAGCACCTATTTAACTGCCGGTGCAGGAAATCGTTGCCAGGGGAGTAAAATATCGCATAAGGCAAAAAGCTACGGTGAAGGTGCATTGAATAGGAAAATTTCAGAATTGTCTGCAATAAACCTAAAAACAAATTATCAAGCTAAGCCAGGTTTGTTGGGTGATATTGCTAGAGATAATGATATAAGTATTGCTGTTATAGGAAATTCGGATAATATTGATGCCGAAAGAAGAACTATTATATCAATGGTAATGGATAGTGATGGCTTTGTTCCATATGCTGATATAAGCAAAGAGATTTTAAAAGAAGTACCTTATCCCTGGGCTTATCAAAGTGATTTTGCTAAAATGGAGAAACGTTTTTTGGAGTATAAGGAGAAAGCCAATACTATTGTTATAGAAACAGGAGACATATCACGTATTGAGGAGTTTTATCAAAGTAGGAAAGAAGAGGATGCTAAGAAAAAAAGAGAAGAAAGAGAACTTCCTATTAGAGAAACTGATGGAAATTATAAAGAAATAGGAATAAGAGAGATTCAAGAATATAAAGCTGAGTCCTTAAAAAAAATTGATCAATTTATAGGATTTATAATAGAAAATATTAAGCTAGAAGAAACTCAGCTAGTAATATTTGCCCCAACACCTTCATATCAATCATTAAGACAAAATGAAAATATGTCCTGGTTATTAATAAGTGGAAGAGATCTAAATCATGGTTTCTTAAGCTCTACTTCGACTAGACGAAAAGGTATTATAAGTATTTCAGACATACTACCATTATTTTTTATGTCCAATCAAATCCAGGCTTATAATAATTTGTTTTCTGTATATGAAGAAGAAGTTAATTGGGATATACTTAGTTCTTTAAATCAGAGAGTTTCATTTATATACCAGATTCGCCCATCCTTTATTCAAGCTTTTATTTTTTTTCAATTAATACTAATATTTATGGCTATCTTAAAGATATTATTTAAGAAAATTTCAAAAAGCATCATATTTTATAATGTTTTTGAATACCTATTATTATCTATACTGCTTGTTCCAATAAATTATATGTTTATATCAGTATTAGATATTTTCTCAGTCTCAAAAATTTTAACAATCTTAATAGTCTTAAGTATTTTAGAAGTGTTTTTGCTTTTGAAATATACAAATACTAAGTTTACTCGTCTTATGTTAATATCTAGCTCTTTAGTTTTCTTAATTTCTCTTAATCTTATATTAGATTATCAGATGTTGGGAGATACAATACTTGGATATTCTTCAATAATAGGGGCCAGGTATTATGGTCTAGGTAATGAATATATGGGTTTTTTCCTTGGTGCTATTTTGATCAGTGTAGCTAGATTTATGGAAAAATTAGAAGAAAGAAATATAAAATCAATCTCTATAAATTATATAAATTATCTTATTGCTTTTTTATATTTGATTTTTACATATTTTATAGGAGCAGCACATCTAGGAGCTAACTTTGGTGGAATGATTACGGCTTTACTGGCTTTTTCCGTTGCATATTATTCTACTTTAAAAAAAGGTCGCCACTTGATAATTTTTATAGGGATTTCTTTTCTTTTATTAATTTTATATTTTGATTATAGTGGTTTTTTTGGTGTAAGTAGTCATATTGGTCAAGCAACAAAAAAGATATTTGAAACTGATTGGCAGTGGCTTTATAATACTTTAATACGTAAACTCAGTATGAATTTAAAGCTTTTGCGTTGGACAATCTGGACCAGGGTTTTGCTAGCTATGATTATTTATCTATTCTTCCTTATTAAAAGACCTGGACCTCAACTTAAAAAATTCTTTTTGGCAAATCCCTATTTAAAAGCAGCTATTTCAGGGGCTCTTGCAGCTAGTTTGCTGACTATGTTTGTTAATGATTCAGGGGTAGTTGCTGCGGCAACAATACTTTTTTATCCTATAATGACCTTATTATATCTAACAGATTAAATTATACTTATAAAATAGTTAATATTTGTTAATAATACCATAATAGAGGGGAGAATATAATGAAATTTTTTGAAAAACTTTTTAATAATACGGAGGAAAATTCATTTAACTATCGATTGGTACTTGATATTGGTACTGAATACTTAAAGTTAGCTATGATTGAATTTAATAAAAATGAAAAGAACTTGATATCATTTGCTAGAGTAAAACAAGATTATGGAAATATGGATGGTGGTGCTATTACAAATATCGATGGTGTTAGTGCGATTGCTAAAAAGGCATTGGAAGATATAAAAGATAAAACTCCTTATCAGACTGTAGAGATGATTACTGGTTTAGCAGGTGAATTTGTTAAAGGTATTTTATTATCATTTGATGTAGTAAGGGATAAGCCAGATAAAAAGCTAGATAAAAAAGAATTAGATAAGATTATGGTAAAGGGCCAAGAAAAGGCTTATAAGAAGGCTTTGGAAAAGGCAGAAATGGAAACAGGTTTTAAAGATATTGAGTTTGAATTAATACATTATAATTTAGTAGAAATTAAGGTTGATGGATATAAAGTAAATAATCCTGAGCAATTTCAAGGTAAAAATGTTAGTATTCTTGCTTTCTATACCTTTGCCCCATTAGTTCAGTTAGGAGCACTCAGAACTATTGCTAGAGACTTAGGTACTAAACTAATAGCAGTAATGCCAGAACCTTTAGCTGTAGCTAGTAGTATTTTGAATATAGAGACATATGAATTTGGTGCAATAATTATAGACATTGGTGGTGGAACTACTGATATTGCTCTAATAAGAAATGGAGGTATAGAAGGTAGTCGAATGTTTGCTATGGGGGGGAGGGCTTTTACAAGAACCCTTGCTTCAAATCTGAATCTGACCTTAGATGAAGCGGAAAAAGTAAAATTAGCTTATTCTAAAGGAGAAAATTGTAAAGACTATAATAGAATTGATAAATTATTGAAATCTGATATGCAAATACTATATCAGGGCATTGAATTGTCTTTAAGAGATTTAGCACAAGGAGAAATACTACCTAAAAATATATACTTTTGTGGGGGAGGCAGTGCTCTAAAAGGCTTAAAAGATGGTTTGGAGAATTATAATCTAGAAGAAAGACTACCATTTGGTCAAAAAGTAGAGATAAGTCTATTAGACGCTACTGATATTAAAAGCATAGAAGATCAGTTTGCTTTACTAAAAGGTATAGAATATACAACTCCAAAATCCCTGGCTTATTGTGGAACTAAAGTAGTTAATAAAGAATGGAGTGTGATAAATTTTGAAAGTAAGATCATATAGGGTCTTTTATATCGATCAAGAATCTGGTATAAAAGAAGTTATAGATTTATTGAAAACTAGTTCAGCAGTCAAGATGGCTTTAGTAATAAAAAACGGACATCTTCTACTAAATAGTACAGTAAATCTAGAGATTTTAAAAAAGTATGAAAAACGTCTTAAAAAAAATATAGTAATTATAAATCCAGATAAAATCTTGTCTGATAAAGTAAGTAAAGCTGGATTTAAAATGTATTTAAAGTTAGATGACTTAGAAAAAGATTTAGCAGTTAAATCTTCACTTGAAAACAAAGTAGCTGCAGGCAGAGAAAAAGATGATGCTTTAAATAAAAAAGGATATAAAGATGAGAAAAAGAATATTGCCCAAAAGCAAGATAATAAAGAACTTAGAGATAAGATAAAAAGGGGACAGAGTAATAAAAGTAAAAATAAGCATAAAAACAATAATTCTGAATCTAAAGGTAGATACCAGAATCTTTTTTCAAGGTTTTTAACAGTATCTACAATACTAATCATTATAATAATGGCTTATTTCTATTTTTATTATCCTACAGCTACTATAGAAATACAGGCAATAATTCAAGAACTTAATTATGAGCTAGATCTTAATGCTTCAAATCGAATTAGTAATATTGATTGGGAAAATAATATATTACCATTACATAAAACAGAAGTTAAAATTAGCGGTCATAAAGAAATAGAAACTACAGGGGTGCAATTAATAGGAGATGAAAAAGCATCCGGTTATGTTCGTTTTATCAATGAAAGGACAAGTAATGTAGATATTCCTGCTGGAACTATAGTAAAAACTGATAGTGGAATTGAATATCAAACTTTAGAAGATATATCAGTACCAGGTTTAGAAGTAGATTATTTAATGGATGTTCCAGTTGGTATGAAAGCAGGACAGAGCGAAGTAAGAGTACAGGCTCTATCAGCAGGTACTCAGGCTAATGTATCATTTGGAGAAGTAAAAAGAATTAAAGATAGTATGGAAAATCTCCATGTAATAAATCCTGAGGCCATTAGAGGTGGCAGTGACAAAAGAATATCCTATTTAAGTAATGAAGATATTGAAAGGGCCAAGTCTTTACTAGCAGAGGATTTAAGAGCTAAGCTAGTAAGAAGAGTATATCAGGAATTAGGAGGAAATTTTCGTATTATTGAAGAAAAAATTAACTTTCTAGAACCTAATTTTTCTTATACTGCAGAGTCTGGTGATATTACAGATGACTTTATAATTGAAGGAGAAGTAATTGCAGAAGGATATTTGTTTAAAAATAATGAATTAGATAGGCTTGCCACGAATATATTAAAAGAAAAATTATCTAATAATGTTGAATTAATGAGTTCTGGGATTAACATTCGCTCATTAAAACTTGAAGAAAACGGAAATAATATGTATAATGTAAATGTAGCTATTGATGCACCTGTCTTAACTAGTATTGATACTAGTCGATTAGCAAGACGTCTTTCTGGTCTAGATATAAATGCAGCAGAGAGAGTACTCGATGAAATGGCTAATATAGACTCTTATAATATAAAGAGTACAACAGAAGTATTACCTAGAATGAGTTTTGCTATAAATGTAGTTATTAGAGAGGCAGAAGCAATGAGAGTTATCAATCTGATGGATTAAAGAAGGTGTTTAAATTTGCGTAAAATGGGATTAGACTATGGAGATAAAACTATAGGAGTAGCTATTAGTGATAAATTGGGTTGGACTGCACAAAATAAGGGTGTAATTAGAAGGAAAAATCTAAGTGATGATTTTGCAGAGTTGGAGGAATATATAGAAGAATATGAAGTAGATGAAATTATAGTGGGACTGCCTAAAAATATGGATGGAACAATGGGTAAAAGAGTTGACAAGACTAAACAATTTATAAATTTCCTAAAAAAAAGACTGGATATTCCAATAAATCTTTGGGATGAACGTTTGACTAGCAAAGAAGCAGAAAATATATTGCTAGAAGCAGATCTTAGTCGAGCTAAGAGGAAAAAATATGTAGATCAAATAGCTGCAGCTATTATTCTGCAGAGTTATTTAGATGCTAATAGTTAAGCTTTTGAAAGGTTTGGAACTAATAAAAAGGAGGAAATTATTATGGCAAACGAAGGTACATTTTGGGTAGATGAAGAAGAGGGAGTTTTAATTATTCGAGATACAGAGGGTGAAGAAGATAATTATGTGATAGAGCATCAGTTAGAACTTGATGATAATACTTATCTTATTCTAGTTCAAGAAGATATGGTTGAAGATGAAAATGCAGATGCTTTTGTACTGAAAATTACTAATGATGGTGAAGAACAAATATTAAGTGTAATTGAAGATGAAGATGAATTTCAAAAGGTTAGAGATAGTTATTTAGCAATGGATCTTGATTAAATTTAATGAAAATTAAATATAATAGATGAGATTTTTGGAACGCTCCTCTTATATTAGACAGTGGAAACATAACTGTGTATTATAAGGGGATTTTTTTATCTTGAAGAAATAAATGGATAGTGGTACAATATAAATAATTATAAATATAAATATTTGCTAATTGTCTATTTTGTATATTTACATATAAGATAGCCAAGCTCTTATTCTTTAGAAAGAAGGTGGTAGTTAAGATATATAAATAAAAAATTATATTTATTGTTCTTATTAAATAAACTTTATAAGGGGAGTGGAAAATGTTTAAGAAAAGATTAATATTTTTGATTCTTATACTGTCAATATTCTTATTAATAGCTTGTGAATCAGATCAATTACCTCTTTATGAGTTAGACGTTGTAATTGAAGGTGAAGGAAGTGTAGATTTAGATCCAGAGGCTAATACTTATTTTCGAAATCAAAAAATAAGATTAGAAGCTATCGCAGAAGAGAACTGGAAATTTTCTCATTGGAATTTTGGAGGAGAAGAGATAGATAAAAATCCTTATGATGATTTTGTAATTAATGCCAATACTACTGTTTATGCATATTTTTCTGAAAAAAGCAATCTGAAAACTATTAGCCAGCCTGAAAATGGAGGTTCTATTAAAATAGATCCAGAAAAGGAAGAATATTTTGCTGGTGATAGAGTATTATTAGAGGCTCAGCCTAATCCTGGCTATTATTTTACAGGATGGTCCTCTGATGTTTCTGCTACAGATAATCCTGTTGAAGTGATCGTTCAAGAAAATATGGAAGTAACAGCAAACTTTGAGATTAATACATATGAAATAAAGATTTCTGAAAATAGTATCCAAGGAGGAGATATAACAGTTGAAGCTTCAAATGGCCTGCAGGATGTAACAATATTTGAACATGGAGAGGATATAAAATTTATAGCCGTGCCTGGATCAAATTATGAATTTA is a window of Halanaerobiaceae bacterium ANBcell28 DNA encoding:
- a CDS encoding cell division FtsA domain-containing protein: MKFFEKLFNNTEENSFNYRLVLDIGTEYLKLAMIEFNKNEKNLISFARVKQDYGNMDGGAITNIDGVSAIAKKALEDIKDKTPYQTVEMITGLAGEFVKGILLSFDVVRDKPDKKLDKKELDKIMVKGQEKAYKKALEKAEMETGFKDIEFELIHYNLVEIKVDGYKVNNPEQFQGKNVSILAFYTFAPLVQLGALRTIARDLGTKLIAVMPEPLAVASSILNIETYEFGAIIIDIGGGTTDIALIRNGGIEGSRMFAMGGRAFTRTLASNLNLTLDEAEKVKLAYSKGENCKDYNRIDKLLKSDMQILYQGIELSLRDLAQGEILPKNIYFCGGGSALKGLKDGLENYNLEERLPFGQKVEISLLDATDIKSIEDQFALLKGIEYTTPKSLAYCGTKVVNKEWSVINFESKII
- a CDS encoding baseplate J/gp47 family protein, translated to MKVRSYRVFYIDQESGIKEVIDLLKTSSAVKMALVIKNGHLLLNSTVNLEILKKYEKRLKKNIVIINPDKILSDKVSKAGFKMYLKLDDLEKDLAVKSSLENKVAAGREKDDALNKKGYKDEKKNIAQKQDNKELRDKIKRGQSNKSKNKHKNNNSESKGRYQNLFSRFLTVSTILIIIIMAYFYFYYPTATIEIQAIIQELNYELDLNASNRISNIDWENNILPLHKTEVKISGHKEIETTGVQLIGDEKASGYVRFINERTSNVDIPAGTIVKTDSGIEYQTLEDISVPGLEVDYLMDVPVGMKAGQSEVRVQALSAGTQANVSFGEVKRIKDSMENLHVINPEAIRGGSDKRISYLSNEDIERAKSLLAEDLRAKLVRRVYQELGGNFRIIEEKINFLEPNFSYTAESGDITDDFIIEGEVIAEGYLFKNNELDRLATNILKEKLSNNVELMSSGINIRSLKLEENGNNMYNVNVAIDAPVLTSIDTSRLARRLSGLDINAAERVLDEMANIDSYNIKSTTEVLPRMSFAINVVIREAEAMRVINLMD
- the ruvX gene encoding Holliday junction resolvase RuvX, producing MGLDYGDKTIGVAISDKLGWTAQNKGVIRRKNLSDDFAELEEYIEEYEVDEIIVGLPKNMDGTMGKRVDKTKQFINFLKKRLDIPINLWDERLTSKEAENILLEADLSRAKRKKYVDQIAAAIILQSYLDANS
- a CDS encoding DUF1292 domain-containing protein, coding for MANEGTFWVDEEEGVLIIRDTEGEEDNYVIEHQLELDDNTYLILVQEDMVEDENADAFVLKITNDGEEQILSVIEDEDEFQKVRDSYLAMDLD